From one Anopheles bellator chromosome 1, idAnoBellAS_SP24_06.2, whole genome shotgun sequence genomic stretch:
- the LOC131214948 gene encoding ubiquitin-protein ligase E3B has product MFGRTETNKDSFLVQTKAAREERANERAQEERRDRAVLLLQRNIRGWLARTKFRRLILDEFDQLLPPVTNVGKPIDLQPSTAVYRAATHFLLQWKGDTGAPEAAPHRERLERLCRYLVASLESDSPKTSYIGVAFNKDLSLAWIRHIKKLLYRCCTAVELLRPEVHSDSISLALYLHTLVAFTSINSWALLRNKSLAGLKPGMTQLCANVMGDLVQKGFYLTLRNVLVKGTCRPVVNLKPISLTALVTLALRPLISSNFSENLLSQFLVQILSVPGMIMQLEQYTPECLVSVQGHGLLEKTLTMLSGDQSMKFVLASLQNSHLLALLSNIVHLYYLEPPELAANLAFPAFTFVVTQLLNGILNSLSQAGGAFTQWHELLGWFSPGKDRLQHENLPLIKKQIHLLWNHRLVKLLLGDNLKELAVGYETIDYPIPSGNSTGNLLKRALTFERGSLKGQPSKATRANRKLGGAEVSRVALTCSMYHAALSALSQLRLDILSGLCYNDTVLHDLWLLLGSIGPNCGLKGFIELLQASQTNYAPPLLLLSLFCDCMTHYVTILDDLEMYEQQNPFTLNDYIVLSHFLNTFLYRTIQDQILDAKTATSAPLFVATHTLLLCLYRRDCRRQFAPANHWLIRDIRPSHFLADLEKGKKHTQILLQKMPHVIPHEDRVQLFRKFVQNEKAVLGLTESACASPSSALVTVHRDRIVEDGYRQLAALPPHGLKGVIRVRFINQQGLDEAGIDQDGVFKEFLEETIKRVFDPSLNLFKTTTEQRLYPSPTSHMQENHLALFEFVGRMLGKAVYEGIVVDVPFASFFLSQVLGQTQQALYSCMDELPSLDKELYRSLTFIKHYQGDVADLDLTFSVDEDVMGKIVTHELHPGGKARAVNNDNKINYIHYMAYFRMHTQIRDQTAAFIRGFRSIVNPDWLALFSTPELQRLISGDTSPLDLKDLRKHTQYYGGFHDGHRVVGWLWDILAKDFTEEEKKLFLKFVTSCSKPPLLGFAHLEPPFSIRCVEVGDDEDIGDTVGSVIRGFFTIRKKDPLNRLPTSSTCFNLLKLPNYQKKSMLRDKLRYAISSNTGFELS; this is encoded by the exons atgtttggCCGCACCGAAACCAACAAGGACAGCTTTCTGGTCCAGACGAAGGCGGCCCGCGAAGAGCGAGCCAACGAGCGGGCGCAGGAAGAGCGGCGCGATcgggcggtgctgctgcttcagcgTAACATCCGCGGTTGGCTGGCGAGAACCAAGTTCCGGCGATTGATTCT CGACGAATtcgatcagctgctgccgccagttACGAACGTGGGTAAACCCATCGACCTGCAACCGAGTACAGCCGTGTACCGGGCGGCAACACATTTTCTGCTGCAATGGAAAGGTGATACCGGAGCACCTGAAGCTGCCCCACATCGGGAGCGGCTCGAGCGTTTGTGTCGCTATCTGGTAGCCAGCCTGGAATCGGATTCACCCAAAACCAGCTATATCGGTGTGGCGTTCAACAAAGACCTTAGCCTGGCCTGGATTCGCCATATCAAAAAGCTGCTCTATCGCTGCTGCACCGCCGTGGAACTGTTGCGACCGGAAGTGCACAGTGACAGCATCTCGTTGGCTTTGTACCTCCACACGCTGGTAGCGTTTACCTCCATCAACAGTTGGGCGCTGTTGCGCAACAAATCACTGGCCGGTCTGAAGCCGGGCATGACTCAGCTATGCGCGAACGTGATGGGTGATCTTGTGCAGAAAGGATTCTACCTTACGCTGCGCAATGTGCTGGTGAAGGGAACGTGCCGGCCGGTGGTAAACCTGAAACCAATCTCGCTGACCGCACTGGTCACGCTCGCGTTGCGTCCGCTCATATCGTCCAATTTCAGCGAAAACCTACTTAGTCAGTTTTTAGTGCAGAtcctttccgttccgggcATGATCATGCAACTCGAGCAGTATACACCGGAGTGTCTGGTCAGTGTGCAGGGCCACGGGCTGTTGGAGAAAACGCTGACCATGTTGAGCGGCGACCAGTCGATGAAGTTCGTGCTCGCAAGTTTGCAGAACAGTCACCTGTTGGCACTGCTATCGAACATTGTGCACCTGTACTATCTGGAACCTCCGGAGCTGGCGGCCAACCTTGCCTTTCCGGCGTTTACGTTCGTAGTAACACAGCTGCTGAACGGTATCCTCAACAGTCTGAGTCAAGCCGGAGGTGCATTCACGCAATGGCACGAGCTGCTGGGTTGGTTTTCCCCCGGGAAGGATCGGTTGCAGCACGAAAACTTGCCACTCATCAAGAAACAGATCCACCTGCTGTGGAACCATCGGTTGGTGAAGCTTCTACTGGGAGACAATCTGAAAGAACTGGCCGTTGGGTACGAAACGATTGATTATCCCATACCGAGCGGGAACAGTACCGGAAATCTACTCAAGCGGGCTCTTACATTCGAGCGAGGTTCGCTCAAGGGCCAGCCAAGCAAAGCTACGCGAGCCAATCGGAAACTTGGCGGTGCCGAAGTTTCCCGCGTCGCGTTGACTTGTTCGATGTATCATGCCGCACTCAGTGCCCTGTCGCAATTGCGATTGGATATACTTTCCG GACTCTGTTATAACGACACGGTACTGCACGATCTGTGGCTGTTGCTCGGCTCGATTGGACCGAACTGTGGCCTAAAGGGTTTCATCGAGCTGCTGCAAGCGAGCCAAACGAACTACGCACCACCGCTTTTACTGCTTTCCTTGTTTTGTGACTGTATGACCCACTATGTTAC TATTTTGGACGACTTGGAAATGTACGAACAGCAGAATCCGTTCACGCTGAACGACTACATTGTGCTGTCGCACTTTCTCAACACGTTCCTGTATCGCACCATCCAAGATCAGATACTGGATGCGAAGACGGCCACCAGTGCGCCGCTGTTTGTCGCTACGCACACACTCCTCCTTTGCCTGTACCGTCGCGACTGCCGGCGACAGTTTGCTCCGGCAAACCACTGGCTCATCCGCGACATTCGTCCGTCGCATTTTCTTGCCGATCTGGAGAAGGGCAAAAAGCACACGCAAATCTTGCTTCAAAAGATGCCCCACGTCATACCGCACGAGGATCGAGTGCAGCTGTTTCGCAAGTTTGTGCAAAATGAAAAAGCGGTCCTTGGCCTGACGGAGTCGGCCTGCGCGTCACCCAGCTCCGCCCTTGTGACGGTGCATCGTGACCGAATCGTCGAGGACGGCTACCGGCAACTGGCCGCTCTGCCTCCGCACGGGCTGAAGGGAGTCATACGGGTGCGTTTCATCAACCAGCAGGGCCTGGATGAGGCCGGCATCGATCAGGATGGCGTGTTCAAGGAGTTTCTGGAAGAGACTATCAAGCGGGTGTTTGATCCTTCGCTGAATCTGTTCAAAACGACCACCGAACAGCGCCTGTACCCTTCGCCGACATCCCACATGCAGGAGAACCATTTGGCGCTGTTCGAGTTTGTCGGTCGCATGCTCGGGAAGGCAGTGTACGAGGGGATCGTGGTGGACGTTCCGTTTGCGTCGTTCTTTCTGTCGCAGGTGCTCGGCCAAACGCAACAAGCACTGTACAGTTGCATGGACGAGCTACCGTCGCTGGACAAGGAGCTTTACCGTAGCTTAACGTTCATCAAACATTATCAGGGCGATGTGGCCGATCTCGATTTAACGTTCAGCGTCGACGAGGATGTGATGGGCAAAATCGTTACCCACGAGCTGCACCCGGGCGGAAAGGCTCGTGCTGTTAACAACGATAATAA AATCAATTACATCCACTATATGGCGTACTTTCGGATGCATACACAAATACGCGACCAAACTGCGGCGTTCATCCGAGGTTTCCGCAGCATAGTCAATCCGGACTGGTTGGCACTGTTCTCCACGCCAGAA TTGCAACGATTAATTTCGGGTGATACCTCGCCACTGGATTTGAAGGATTTGCGAAAACACACGCAATACTACGGTGGCTTCCACGATGGTCATCGAGTTGTCGGTTGGCTGTGGGACATTCTTGCCAAAGATTTTACGGAGGAGGAAAAGAAGCTCTTCTTGAAG TTTGTAACCAGTTGCTCGAAGCCACCGCTGCTGGGTTTTGCTCACCTCGAGCCGCCGTTTTCGATACGTTGCGTAGAGGTTGGCGACGATGAAGACATCGGCGATACGGTTGGCTCGGTGATACGCGGATTTTTCACCATACGCAAGAAGGACCCTCTGAACCGGCTACCGACTTCGTCGACGTGCTTTAATCTGCTCAAGCTTCCAAACTACCAGAAAAAGAGTATGCTTCGCGATAAGCTACGGTACGCGATATCCAGCAACACAGGATTCGAGCTTTCTTAA